The Syntrophorhabdales bacterium genome segment TCTTTATCGGCATTGTTGCAGGGTTTCTGGTGCCAAGTGTCTTGTGTGCCCAAAGCGCCAAATTCAGGATCGGGTGTGAGCTTCCCCTCACGGGCGTCTTTGGCAAGGATGGCAACCTGGTCAAAGACGCGTATACCTTCTGGGCAGACACAATAAATGCCACCGGCGGCATCAACGTAAAAGGGAAGAAGTACCCGGTGGAGATAGTTTTCTTTGATGACAAGAGTGATAAGGCTGAAAGCGCTAAGCTGGTGGAACGCATGGCAACAGTGGAAAAGGTAGATCTTATCCTTGGGGGATTCGGCAGTGATTCCGTATTTGCGGCCACACCTATCTCGGAAAAATACAAATATCCCATGATTTCCGGAGGCGCGAGCTCAAATAAGCTCTTCGAAAGAGGGTTTAAATACTATTTCTCGACGCTCGGCAAGGCGACCGAAGAGGTGAGGGGATGCGTAGAGATCGCCACCATCCTCAATCCAAAACCGAAAACGGCCGCCATCATCGGTGCGGACGTGCTCTTCTCCGCCCTTGCGTGCGAGGGTTACAGATCGTACCTGAAGAAGGCGGGAATAGAAGAGGTTTACTGGGAACTCTTTCCTATAAGTCTTGACGACTACAATTCCATGATGTTCAAGGTTAAGGCGAAAAATCCCGACATGGTACTGGTCGGCTCTCACCTGAAGGTCGCCCTGAGCGTGATGAAGTCATTAAAGGAAGTCGACTTTGCGCCGAAACTGGTTGCGTTCAGCTACGGCCCGACCGTTCCTGACTTTGTAAAGTCGCTGGGTAAGGATGCGGAATATGTGGTTGCTGCTGCCGAGTGGGCGCCCAACATGCCGTACAAGGATGCTGTTTTTGGTACCGCAAAACAGCTTAACGACAACTACTTTAAAAGATTCCAGAGATATCCCGATTATGTGGAAGTCGCGTCAATCGGCGGTGCTCTCGTTCAGCAATGGTGCATCGAGAAACTGGGACTGGTACCGCCGCTGAAAGAGGCCGACCGGGTGAAACTCATGGAAGAATTACACAACGGCGACTGGAACACTGTGTATGGTCGCATCAAGTTCGGTGCCGACGGCGCCAATGTTGACCATCCTCCCATCGCGGTTCAAGTCCAGAACGGGAAACTGACGACAGTTTTTCCTAAGGACGCTGCTGAACAGCCGGTGATGTACCCGGCAAAGCCCTGGAAGGAGAGAAAGTAACAGATGTCGCTCTTTGTTCAGGCCCTTGTCACGGGCCTTCTCATGGGGGGTGTCTACGCCGCGTATTCCAGCGGGTTCTCGCTTATCTTCGGCGTTATGAACATCGTTAACATCTTTCATGGCGAACTGATAATGATCGGCGCCTTCAGCACGTACTGGATGTTCTCGCTGTATAACATCGACCCTTTTCTCGCGCTACCGGTATCCATCGTGAGCGTTGGGGTTATAGGCTATATCGTTCAGAGAGTGCTCATCAACCGCGTGGTGGAGGCGCCACCCATGATTTCCTATCTCTGTACCTTCGGCGTCCATTTGATTCTTTCGAATCTCGCCCTGCTCCTCTGGAGCGCTGATTTCCGGACTGTCACCACGTCCTATTCCGGTGTAGGCTTTGGTGTGGGACCGATCACCATACCTATCGCCCGACTGGTGACATTTCTGATCGCAATAGCAACCACATTCGGTCTTTACCTCTTTCTGGAAAAGGCGCGTTTCGGCAAGGCAATACGGGCGGCAAGCCAGGACAAGGAGATGGCTCGACTTCTCGGCATCGACATCAAAAAGGTCTATGCCCTCACGTTTGGGCTCGGCGCGGCAATTACGGGATTGGCAGGCGGGCTTCTCTCGACCTATTTCGTCATCTATCCCCAGATGGGTCTTCCGTATACCATTATCGCTTTCTGTGTGGTTGTGCTTGGTGGGATGGGGTACATACCTGGTGCGCTTCTCGGGGGGCTCCTCCTCGGTATCTTACAGTCCCTGACCGCAACCTACCTCAACTCCGGACTATCCGTCGCCATCACTTTCATCCTCCTTTTTATCATCCTCATTGCGAAACCGCAGGGAATTGTCGGAAAGGGGATTGTGGAATGAGGATAAAGAACTGGGCAGGCCCCGTCATCTTTTTTGCGTTGCTCTTTGTGCCGCTTCTCAGTCCGGAGGGCTACTACTACCGGACGCTCTGCATGATCTTCCTGTGGGTAGGTCTTGCTTCTGCCTGGAACCTCACGTCGGGCTTCACCGGCTACATCGATTTCGGCGCCGTGGGTTATTTCGGGATAGGTAACTATGCGACCGCGTTATTCATGACAAGAGCCAACGTCCCTTTTTTCCTGAGCATCGTGATCAGCGGCATCCTGTCGGGCTTGATTGCGATTTTCATTGGCCGCTACACCATGAAGCTGCGAGGAGCCTACTTCGGGATAGCGACGCTTGCCTTCGCCGAAGCGGCAAAGCAGATCGTCCTCGAGTTTGACCGGACGTTCAAGGTGCGCTTTTTCGAGGGAAGCCACGGTATAACGCTTCCTATAGCCCATAACGAAGTATTTTTCTACTACACATTCCTGGTTGCGGTCAGTACGGTTGTCTTTCT includes the following:
- a CDS encoding amino acid ABC transporter substrate-binding protein yields the protein MRYVKALLFIGIVAGFLVPSVLCAQSAKFRIGCELPLTGVFGKDGNLVKDAYTFWADTINATGGINVKGKKYPVEIVFFDDKSDKAESAKLVERMATVEKVDLILGGFGSDSVFAATPISEKYKYPMISGGASSNKLFERGFKYYFSTLGKATEEVRGCVEIATILNPKPKTAAIIGADVLFSALACEGYRSYLKKAGIEEVYWELFPISLDDYNSMMFKVKAKNPDMVLVGSHLKVALSVMKSLKEVDFAPKLVAFSYGPTVPDFVKSLGKDAEYVVAAAEWAPNMPYKDAVFGTAKQLNDNYFKRFQRYPDYVEVASIGGALVQQWCIEKLGLVPPLKEADRVKLMEELHNGDWNTVYGRIKFGADGANVDHPPIAVQVQNGKLTTVFPKDAAEQPVMYPAKPWKERK
- a CDS encoding branched-chain amino acid ABC transporter permease: MSLFVQALVTGLLMGGVYAAYSSGFSLIFGVMNIVNIFHGELIMIGAFSTYWMFSLYNIDPFLALPVSIVSVGVIGYIVQRVLINRVVEAPPMISYLCTFGVHLILSNLALLLWSADFRTVTTSYSGVGFGVGPITIPIARLVTFLIAIATTFGLYLFLEKARFGKAIRAASQDKEMARLLGIDIKKVYALTFGLGAAITGLAGGLLSTYFVIYPQMGLPYTIIAFCVVVLGGMGYIPGALLGGLLLGILQSLTATYLNSGLSVAITFILLFIILIAKPQGIVGKGIVE
- a CDS encoding branched-chain amino acid ABC transporter permease, producing MRIKNWAGPVIFFALLFVPLLSPEGYYYRTLCMIFLWVGLASAWNLTSGFTGYIDFGAVGYFGIGNYATALFMTRANVPFFLSIVISGILSGLIAIFIGRYTMKLRGAYFGIATLAFAEAAKQIVLEFDRTFKVRFFEGSHGITLPIAHNEVFFYYTFLVAVSTVVFLVFVINRSKFGYALKAIKEAEDSAELAGINTRRYKVSVYSLTAFLIGIFGGINAYWSTYISPLDVFSVLHTINMIIMALFGGTGTVMGPVVGAFVLSVANEVIGSRLLYTWLLTLGVILLVVVVFLPRGITGSLSLKRFKR